From the Calonectris borealis chromosome 4, bCalBor7.hap1.2, whole genome shotgun sequence genome, one window contains:
- the HNRNPD gene encoding heterogeneous nuclear ribonucleoprotein D0 isoform X4, with protein MSEQQFAMDSAAAGAGGSSAEPAEQPEGLAGVGAGGADGGGGGGIESEGAKIDASKNEEDEGKMFIGGLSWDTTKKDLKDYFSKFGEVVDCTLKLDPITGRSRGFGFVLFKESESVDKVMDQKEHKLNGKVIDPKRAKAMKTKEPVKKIFVGGLSPDTPEEKIREYFGGFGECEIKVAMSKEQYQQQQQWGSRGGFVGRARGRGGGPSQNWNQGYSNYWNQGYGNYGYNSQGYGGYGGYDYTGYNNYYGYGDYSTGTSLQALCRADFTILTGPLNADRVRDAHALECCRLVETQYFLI; from the exons ATGTCGGAGCAGCAGTTCGCCATGGactcggcggcggcgggcgccggagGCAGCTCGGCGGAGCCGGCGGAGCAGCCTGAGGGGCTGGCGGGAgttggggcggggggtgccgatgggggaggcggcggcgggatcGAGTCGGAGGGAGCCAAGATCGACGCCAGCAAGAACGAGGAGGACGAGGG GAAGATGTTTATCGGCGGCCTTAGCTGGGACACTACAAAGAAAGATCTGAAGGACTATTTCTCTAAATTTGGTGAAGTCGTAGACTGCACTCTGAAGTTAGATCCCATCACTGGGCGATCGAGAGGCTTCGGCTTTGTACTCTTCAAAGAATCGGAGAGCGTAGATAAG gtcatggaccagaaagaaCACAAGCTGAATGGAAAGGTCATTGATCCAAAAAGAGCTAAAGCCATGAAAACAAAAGAACCCGTTAAAAAGATTTTTGTTGGGGGCTTATCTCCAGACACGCCtgaggagaaaataagagaatatTTTGGAGGTTTTGGTGAG TGTGAAATAAAAGTAGCCATGTCAAAGGAacagtaccagcagcagcagcagtgggggaGTCGAGGAGGATTTGTCggaagagctcgaggaagaggtGGAG GCCCCAGTCAAAACTGGAACCAGGGATACAGCAACTACTGGAATCAGGGGTATGGGAATTACGGCTACAACAGCCAAGGGTATGGAGGTTATGGAGGATATGACTACACTGGTTACAACAACTACTATGGATATGGTGACTATAGCA CGGGAACTTCATTGCAGGCCCTGTGTCGCGCTGACTTCACGATTCTCACAGGCCCGCTCAATGCGGACAGGGTACGAGATGCTCACGCTCTCGAATGCTGCCGTTTG gtggAGACGCAGTATTTTCTCATTTGA
- the HNRNPD gene encoding heterogeneous nuclear ribonucleoprotein D0 isoform X5 translates to MFIGGLSWDTTKKDLKDYFSKFGEVVDCTLKLDPITGRSRGFGFVLFKESESVDKVMDQKEHKLNGKVIDPKRAKAMKTKEPVKKIFVGGLSPDTPEEKIREYFGGFGEVESIELPMDNKTNKRRGFCFITFKEEEPVKKIMEKKYHNVGLSKCEIKVAMSKEQYQQQQQWGSRGGFVGRARGRGGGPSQNWNQGYSNYWNQGYGNYGYNSQGYGGYGGYDYTGYNNYYGYGDYSTGTSLQALCRADFTILTGPLNADRVRDAHALECCRLVETQYFLI, encoded by the exons ATGTTTATCGGCGGCCTTAGCTGGGACACTACAAAGAAAGATCTGAAGGACTATTTCTCTAAATTTGGTGAAGTCGTAGACTGCACTCTGAAGTTAGATCCCATCACTGGGCGATCGAGAGGCTTCGGCTTTGTACTCTTCAAAGAATCGGAGAGCGTAGATAAG gtcatggaccagaaagaaCACAAGCTGAATGGAAAGGTCATTGATCCAAAAAGAGCTAAAGCCATGAAAACAAAAGAACCCGTTAAAAAGATTTTTGTTGGGGGCTTATCTCCAGACACGCCtgaggagaaaataagagaatatTTTGGAGGTTTTGGTGAG GTTGAATCGATAGAGCTCCCCATGGACAACAAAACTAACAAGAGGCGTGGATTTTGCTTTATTACTTTCAAGGAGGAGGAACCAgtgaagaaaataatggaaaagaaataccaCAATGTTGGGCTTAGTAAA TGTGAAATAAAAGTAGCCATGTCAAAGGAacagtaccagcagcagcagcagtgggggaGTCGAGGAGGATTTGTCggaagagctcgaggaagaggtGGAG GCCCCAGTCAAAACTGGAACCAGGGATACAGCAACTACTGGAATCAGGGGTATGGGAATTACGGCTACAACAGCCAAGGGTATGGAGGTTATGGAGGATATGACTACACTGGTTACAACAACTACTATGGATATGGTGACTATAGCA CGGGAACTTCATTGCAGGCCCTGTGTCGCGCTGACTTCACGATTCTCACAGGCCCGCTCAATGCGGACAGGGTACGAGATGCTCACGCTCTCGAATGCTGCCGTTTG gtggAGACGCAGTATTTTCTCATTTGA
- the HNRNPD gene encoding heterogeneous nuclear ribonucleoprotein D0 isoform X1, protein MSEQQFAMDSAAAGAGGSSAEPAEQPEGLAGVGAGGADGGGGGGIESEGAKIDASKNEEDEGKMFIGGLSWDTTKKDLKDYFSKFGEVVDCTLKLDPITGRSRGFGFVLFKESESVDKVMDQKEHKLNGKVIDPKRAKAMKTKEPVKKIFVGGLSPDTPEEKIREYFGGFGEVESIELPMDNKTNKRRGFCFITFKEEEPVKKIMEKKYHNVGLSKCEIKVAMSKEQYQQQQQWGSRGGFVGRARGRGGGPSQNWNQGYSNYWNQGYGNYGYNSQGYGGYGGYDYTGYNNYYGYGDYSTGTSLQALCRADFTILTGPLNADRVRDAHALECCRLVETQYFLI, encoded by the exons ATGTCGGAGCAGCAGTTCGCCATGGactcggcggcggcgggcgccggagGCAGCTCGGCGGAGCCGGCGGAGCAGCCTGAGGGGCTGGCGGGAgttggggcggggggtgccgatgggggaggcggcggcgggatcGAGTCGGAGGGAGCCAAGATCGACGCCAGCAAGAACGAGGAGGACGAGGG GAAGATGTTTATCGGCGGCCTTAGCTGGGACACTACAAAGAAAGATCTGAAGGACTATTTCTCTAAATTTGGTGAAGTCGTAGACTGCACTCTGAAGTTAGATCCCATCACTGGGCGATCGAGAGGCTTCGGCTTTGTACTCTTCAAAGAATCGGAGAGCGTAGATAAG gtcatggaccagaaagaaCACAAGCTGAATGGAAAGGTCATTGATCCAAAAAGAGCTAAAGCCATGAAAACAAAAGAACCCGTTAAAAAGATTTTTGTTGGGGGCTTATCTCCAGACACGCCtgaggagaaaataagagaatatTTTGGAGGTTTTGGTGAG GTTGAATCGATAGAGCTCCCCATGGACAACAAAACTAACAAGAGGCGTGGATTTTGCTTTATTACTTTCAAGGAGGAGGAACCAgtgaagaaaataatggaaaagaaataccaCAATGTTGGGCTTAGTAAA TGTGAAATAAAAGTAGCCATGTCAAAGGAacagtaccagcagcagcagcagtgggggaGTCGAGGAGGATTTGTCggaagagctcgaggaagaggtGGAG GCCCCAGTCAAAACTGGAACCAGGGATACAGCAACTACTGGAATCAGGGGTATGGGAATTACGGCTACAACAGCCAAGGGTATGGAGGTTATGGAGGATATGACTACACTGGTTACAACAACTACTATGGATATGGTGACTATAGCA CGGGAACTTCATTGCAGGCCCTGTGTCGCGCTGACTTCACGATTCTCACAGGCCCGCTCAATGCGGACAGGGTACGAGATGCTCACGCTCTCGAATGCTGCCGTTTG gtggAGACGCAGTATTTTCTCATTTGA
- the HNRNPD gene encoding heterogeneous nuclear ribonucleoprotein D0 isoform X2: MSEQQFAMDSAAAGAGGSSAEPAEQPEGLAGVGAGGADGGGGGGIESEGAKIDASKNEEDEGKMFIGGLSWDTTKKDLKDYFSKFGEVVDCTLKLDPITGRSRGFGFVLFKESESVDKVMDQKEHKLNGKVIDPKRAKAMKTKEPVKKIFVGGLSPDTPEEKIREYFGGFGEVESIELPMDNKTNKRRGFCFITFKEEEPVKKIMEKKYHNVGLSKCEIKVAMSKEQYQQQQQWGSRGGFVGRARGRGGGPSQNWNQGYSNYWNQGYGNYGYNSQGYGGYGGYDYTGYNNYYGYGDYSTGTSLQALCRADFTILTGPLNADRVETQYFLI, translated from the exons ATGTCGGAGCAGCAGTTCGCCATGGactcggcggcggcgggcgccggagGCAGCTCGGCGGAGCCGGCGGAGCAGCCTGAGGGGCTGGCGGGAgttggggcggggggtgccgatgggggaggcggcggcgggatcGAGTCGGAGGGAGCCAAGATCGACGCCAGCAAGAACGAGGAGGACGAGGG GAAGATGTTTATCGGCGGCCTTAGCTGGGACACTACAAAGAAAGATCTGAAGGACTATTTCTCTAAATTTGGTGAAGTCGTAGACTGCACTCTGAAGTTAGATCCCATCACTGGGCGATCGAGAGGCTTCGGCTTTGTACTCTTCAAAGAATCGGAGAGCGTAGATAAG gtcatggaccagaaagaaCACAAGCTGAATGGAAAGGTCATTGATCCAAAAAGAGCTAAAGCCATGAAAACAAAAGAACCCGTTAAAAAGATTTTTGTTGGGGGCTTATCTCCAGACACGCCtgaggagaaaataagagaatatTTTGGAGGTTTTGGTGAG GTTGAATCGATAGAGCTCCCCATGGACAACAAAACTAACAAGAGGCGTGGATTTTGCTTTATTACTTTCAAGGAGGAGGAACCAgtgaagaaaataatggaaaagaaataccaCAATGTTGGGCTTAGTAAA TGTGAAATAAAAGTAGCCATGTCAAAGGAacagtaccagcagcagcagcagtgggggaGTCGAGGAGGATTTGTCggaagagctcgaggaagaggtGGAG GCCCCAGTCAAAACTGGAACCAGGGATACAGCAACTACTGGAATCAGGGGTATGGGAATTACGGCTACAACAGCCAAGGGTATGGAGGTTATGGAGGATATGACTACACTGGTTACAACAACTACTATGGATATGGTGACTATAGCA CGGGAACTTCATTGCAGGCCCTGTGTCGCGCTGACTTCACGATTCTCACAGGCCCGCTCAATGCGGACAGG gtggAGACGCAGTATTTTCTCATTTGA
- the HNRNPD gene encoding heterogeneous nuclear ribonucleoprotein D0 isoform X6, translating into MFIGGLSWDTTKKDLKDYFSKFGEVVDCTLKLDPITGRSRGFGFVLFKESESVDKVMDQKEHKLNGKVIDPKRAKAMKTKEPVKKIFVGGLSPDTPEEKIREYFGGFGEVESIELPMDNKTNKRRGFCFITFKEEEPVKKIMEKKYHNVGLSKCEIKVAMSKEQYQQQQQWGSRGGFVGRARGRGGGPSQNWNQGYSNYWNQGYGNYGYNSQGYGGYGGYDYTGYNNYYGYGDYSNQQSGYGKVSRRGGHQNSYKPY; encoded by the exons ATGTTTATCGGCGGCCTTAGCTGGGACACTACAAAGAAAGATCTGAAGGACTATTTCTCTAAATTTGGTGAAGTCGTAGACTGCACTCTGAAGTTAGATCCCATCACTGGGCGATCGAGAGGCTTCGGCTTTGTACTCTTCAAAGAATCGGAGAGCGTAGATAAG gtcatggaccagaaagaaCACAAGCTGAATGGAAAGGTCATTGATCCAAAAAGAGCTAAAGCCATGAAAACAAAAGAACCCGTTAAAAAGATTTTTGTTGGGGGCTTATCTCCAGACACGCCtgaggagaaaataagagaatatTTTGGAGGTTTTGGTGAG GTTGAATCGATAGAGCTCCCCATGGACAACAAAACTAACAAGAGGCGTGGATTTTGCTTTATTACTTTCAAGGAGGAGGAACCAgtgaagaaaataatggaaaagaaataccaCAATGTTGGGCTTAGTAAA TGTGAAATAAAAGTAGCCATGTCAAAGGAacagtaccagcagcagcagcagtgggggaGTCGAGGAGGATTTGTCggaagagctcgaggaagaggtGGAG GCCCCAGTCAAAACTGGAACCAGGGATACAGCAACTACTGGAATCAGGGGTATGGGAATTACGGCTACAACAGCCAAGGGTATGGAGGTTATGGAGGATATGACTACACTGGTTACAACAACTACTATGGATATGGTGACTATAGCA ATCAGCAGAGTGGTTATGGGAAAGTATCTCGGCGAGGTGGTCATCAAAATAGCTACAAACCATACTAA
- the HNRNPD gene encoding heterogeneous nuclear ribonucleoprotein D0 isoform X3 — protein sequence MSEQQFAMDSAAAGAGGSSAEPAEQPEGLAGVGAGGADGGGGGGIESEGAKIDASKNEEDEGKMFIGGLSWDTTKKDLKDYFSKFGEVVDCTLKLDPITGRSRGFGFVLFKESESVDKVMDQKEHKLNGKVIDPKRAKAMKTKEPVKKIFVGGLSPDTPEEKIREYFGGFGEVESIELPMDNKTNKRRGFCFITFKEEEPVKKIMEKKYHNVGLSKCEIKVAMSKEQYQQQQQWGSRGGFVGRARGRGGGPSQNWNQGYSNYWNQGYGNYGYNSQGYGGYGGYDYTGYNNYYGYGDYSNQQSGYGKVSRRGGHQNSYKPY from the exons ATGTCGGAGCAGCAGTTCGCCATGGactcggcggcggcgggcgccggagGCAGCTCGGCGGAGCCGGCGGAGCAGCCTGAGGGGCTGGCGGGAgttggggcggggggtgccgatgggggaggcggcggcgggatcGAGTCGGAGGGAGCCAAGATCGACGCCAGCAAGAACGAGGAGGACGAGGG GAAGATGTTTATCGGCGGCCTTAGCTGGGACACTACAAAGAAAGATCTGAAGGACTATTTCTCTAAATTTGGTGAAGTCGTAGACTGCACTCTGAAGTTAGATCCCATCACTGGGCGATCGAGAGGCTTCGGCTTTGTACTCTTCAAAGAATCGGAGAGCGTAGATAAG gtcatggaccagaaagaaCACAAGCTGAATGGAAAGGTCATTGATCCAAAAAGAGCTAAAGCCATGAAAACAAAAGAACCCGTTAAAAAGATTTTTGTTGGGGGCTTATCTCCAGACACGCCtgaggagaaaataagagaatatTTTGGAGGTTTTGGTGAG GTTGAATCGATAGAGCTCCCCATGGACAACAAAACTAACAAGAGGCGTGGATTTTGCTTTATTACTTTCAAGGAGGAGGAACCAgtgaagaaaataatggaaaagaaataccaCAATGTTGGGCTTAGTAAA TGTGAAATAAAAGTAGCCATGTCAAAGGAacagtaccagcagcagcagcagtgggggaGTCGAGGAGGATTTGTCggaagagctcgaggaagaggtGGAG GCCCCAGTCAAAACTGGAACCAGGGATACAGCAACTACTGGAATCAGGGGTATGGGAATTACGGCTACAACAGCCAAGGGTATGGAGGTTATGGAGGATATGACTACACTGGTTACAACAACTACTATGGATATGGTGACTATAGCA ATCAGCAGAGTGGTTATGGGAAAGTATCTCGGCGAGGTGGTCATCAAAATAGCTACAAACCATACTAA